Within the Bacteroidota bacterium genome, the region TATTTTAAGAGACTATCAGAAGGAATCGTTTTTCGAAGACTTTAAATTCGATTTAAGCAATCAGGTGGAAGTGGTTAGATTAATCGACGGGTATGATATTGAAAGTGCTATTTCCGACAGTTATTCAAATGCCGGAATCGAAGAAACAACTATCATTGTAAGGTCAAATAAAAGAGCAAATCTTTATAATCAGCAGATACGAAACCGAATTCGAATGCTTGAAGGGGAAGTGAATACCGGTGATATTCTTATGGTAGTTAAGAATAATTATTTCTGGCTGGAACCAAGCTCAGCTCCGGGCTTTATTGCTAATGGAGATACAGTAGAAGTGCTGAGGATTTTTTCAATTAAGGAATTATACGGGTTTAGATTTGCCGAAGTTGAAGTTCAGCTGGTCGATTATCCCGATGAGAAGAGTTTTGAAACAGTAATAATGTTAGATACTTTATATGTAGAAGGTCCTTCCTTGCCCTATGAGGACAGTGATAAACTCTATAAGGAAGTTAACAAGGATTACGAAGATGTAAAAAGTAAATATCAGCGATACAAAAAAGTTAAAGAGAACCCATATTTTAATGCTCTTCAGGTAAAATTTGCCTATGCAGTAACATGTCATAAATCGCAGGGTGGTCAGTGGAGTAACGTGTTTATAGAGCAGGCCTGGTTGCCTAATGGTATAGATCTGGACTATTTAAGATGGTTGTACACAGCCGTTACCAGGGCAAAGGAAAAATTGTATCTTATAGGGTTTAAAGATGATTATTTTGAAGAGTAATTGGTATAAGTATTAATATAAAGAGAAAATAAGTGGGCTTATGAAGAAGATGATTGCGAAAATATTGATACGTTTATTTGGTTGGAAAACTTCCGTGCTTATTTCAGATGATTTAAAGAAGTGTGTGATGATTGCTGCACCACATACAAGCAATTGGGACTTCTTTTTTACTGTTCTAACTTTTTGGAAACATAATATCAAATTCAAGTTCTTCATCAAGGATGACTATACAAAGTCTGTTTTGGGACCACTTTTTATACTTATGGGAGC harbors:
- a CDS encoding AAA family ATPase — its product is MNATEFQNLIFKEFPFVPTEDQSDLIRGISKFIFSDDKDEVLLLKGYAGTGKTTVLSTVVNQLWKAKKKSALLAPTGRAAKVISSYSNRKAFTIHRRIYKPKPTGDIGLQFIRQKNTSVDTVFIVDEASMIPDVQTEGKLFSGGSLLDDFMEFIEEGRRCKLILIGDEAQLPPVHLDISPALDSDNLSLRYNKKVIQFQLKEVLRQEADSGILKNATILRDYQKESFFEDFKFDLSNQVEVVRLIDGYDIESAISDSYSNAGIEETTIIVRSNKRANLYNQQIRNRIRMLEGEVNTGDILMVVKNNYFWLEPSSAPGFIANGDTVEVLRIFSIKELYGFRFAEVEVQLVDYPDEKSFETVIMLDTLYVEGPSLPYEDSDKLYKEVNKDYEDVKSKYQRYKKVKENPYFNALQVKFAYAVTCHKSQGGQWSNVFIEQAWLPNGIDLDYLRWLYTAVTRAKEKLYLIGFKDDYFEE